A region of Nostoc sp. 'Peltigera membranacea cyanobiont' N6 DNA encodes the following proteins:
- a CDS encoding phytanoyl-CoA dioxygenase family protein, whose protein sequence is MYLTTEQLIIYKSQGFILLPEYFSRAEVGIMKAELSTLSVEDSPKKILEKDGKTVRSLHGSHANNDVFNSLTRHPFIVEPAMQIVGSQVYIYQFKINLKAAFSGDLWKWHQDYIYWRKEDGMPRPQVVNAMCLLDDMNEFNGPLFIIPGSHKEEMIDVLEHNPIGETTTSHNSGESSTWISSFSVNLKYSLNQKIITSLVSKYGITSVKAAAGSVLFFDSNIVHASTNNISPFGRSTVIITYNSIENIPLAVINPRPDFLVGQNYQAVTPLGSDALSQKNGELHTQDKLDRRNLHPLPH, encoded by the coding sequence ATGTATTTAACAACAGAGCAATTAATAATCTATAAAAGTCAAGGATTTATTTTATTGCCAGAATATTTTTCTCGCGCCGAAGTTGGAATTATGAAAGCAGAATTATCCACTTTGTCTGTGGAGGATTCACCCAAAAAAATCCTTGAGAAAGATGGTAAAACTGTGCGATCGCTTCATGGCTCCCATGCTAACAATGATGTTTTTAATTCTCTAACACGTCATCCATTTATCGTTGAACCAGCTATGCAAATAGTTGGGAGTCAAGTATATATATACCAGTTCAAAATAAATCTTAAAGCAGCATTTAGTGGCGACCTTTGGAAATGGCATCAAGACTATATTTATTGGCGTAAAGAGGATGGGATGCCAAGACCACAAGTAGTCAATGCTATGTGCTTATTAGATGATATGAATGAATTTAATGGGCCGCTATTTATTATTCCTGGTTCACATAAAGAAGAGATGATCGATGTTTTGGAGCATAATCCTATAGGAGAAACCACAACTTCTCATAATTCTGGTGAGAGTTCTACATGGATATCGAGCTTTAGTGTTAATTTAAAGTATTCTTTGAACCAGAAAATAATTACTAGTTTAGTATCCAAGTATGGAATTACTTCTGTAAAAGCTGCGGCAGGTTCAGTTCTATTTTTTGATAGTAATATTGTTCATGCCTCAACAAATAATATCTCACCTTTTGGGCGTTCTACTGTGATTATTACTTATAACAGCATTGAGAATATTCCTTTAGCGGTTATAAATCCTCGACCAGATTTTCTTGTTGGTCAAAATTATCAAGCAGTTACCCCTCTAGGATCTGATGCGTTATCTCAGAAGAACGGCGAACTCCATACTCAAGATAAACTAGATCGTCGTAATCTTCATCCTCTGCCACATTAG
- a CDS encoding YciI family protein codes for MPWFVKIEEGKVDKPTFDQYVPAHKAYIQDLIAKGHKARTGYWAEQRGGMLLFEAASKEEAEAIVADDPLVKHGCVNYQLYEWRIVLE; via the coding sequence ATGCCGTGGTTTGTCAAAATTGAAGAAGGCAAAGTCGATAAACCTACCTTTGACCAATATGTACCTGCCCACAAAGCCTACATTCAAGACTTGATAGCGAAAGGACACAAAGCGCGAACAGGCTATTGGGCAGAGCAAAGAGGCGGGATGTTGTTGTTTGAGGCTGCCTCAAAGGAGGAAGCAGAAGCAATTGTAGCTGATGACCCGTTGGTAAAACACGGCTGCGTCAACTATCAGCTTTACGAATGGCGAATTGTTTTGGAATAA
- a CDS encoding phasin family protein has protein sequence MAGFGDIVQKAFYLGVGLASYAGEKAGGKLAQVRSQVQKLADEMVAKGEMNTEEARRFVEDMMKQAQQAQASGETSEKTPPSEPRRIEILEEDEEPTVKEGSSDQNVDKLRQEVLDLQNELKRLQRDQ, from the coding sequence ATGGCTGGTTTTGGAGATATTGTTCAAAAAGCTTTTTACCTCGGTGTTGGATTAGCTTCTTACGCAGGTGAGAAAGCAGGGGGAAAATTAGCCCAAGTGCGATCGCAAGTCCAAAAACTGGCAGATGAAATGGTTGCAAAGGGCGAAATGAATACAGAAGAAGCCCGCCGCTTCGTTGAAGATATGATGAAGCAAGCCCAACAAGCCCAAGCATCTGGTGAAACCTCCGAGAAAACACCTCCTTCTGAACCTCGCCGGATTGAAATTTTAGAGGAAGATGAAGAACCAACGGTGAAAGAGGGATCGAGCGATCAGAATGTAGATAAGTTGCGCCAAGAAGTTCTAGACCTACAAAACGAGTTAAAACGATTGCAACGCGATCAATAA
- the queF gene encoding preQ(1) synthase, which produces MTTDKFSESVSQASQEMKYGERDIAEGKLITFPNPRVGRRYDINITLPEFTCKCPFSGYPDFATIYLTYIPDERVVELKALKLYINSYRDRYISHEESANQILDDFVAACDPLEATVKADFTPRGNVHTVVEVRHHKYP; this is translated from the coding sequence ATGACAACTGATAAATTCTCTGAAAGTGTATCCCAGGCAAGTCAAGAAATGAAGTATGGCGAACGCGATATTGCGGAAGGTAAACTAATTACCTTTCCTAATCCGCGTGTGGGGAGGCGATATGACATTAACATTACTTTGCCAGAATTTACTTGTAAATGTCCGTTTTCCGGCTATCCTGACTTTGCGACAATTTACCTTACATATATACCTGATGAACGGGTAGTGGAATTGAAGGCGCTTAAGCTTTATATTAACAGTTACCGCGATCGCTATATTTCTCACGAAGAATCTGCCAATCAAATTTTGGATGATTTTGTGGCTGCTTGTGACCCCTTAGAAGCCACTGTGAAAGCAGATTTTACACCTCGTGGCAATGTACATACTGTGGTTGAAGTGCGGCATCATAAGTACCCATAA